The Microbacterium sp. SORGH_AS_0862 genome has a segment encoding these proteins:
- a CDS encoding inositol monophosphatase family protein, which translates to MPSALDLQSLAIEVAREAGALAARRRREGVQIAATKSALADIVTDADREVEQLVRERLATARPDDGFLGEEGGAAASASGITWVVDPIDGTVNYAYGIPAYAVSIAAVSGEPDPQNWDALAGAVYNPAVDELFTAARGEGARLVSSIEGERMLRVAEPSDAGALLATGFGYDPATHAPALERLAGVMPLARDLRRMGAASLDLTGVAAGRIDGYYEKGLWPWDHAAGALIVAEAGGVVAGLGGKRADREMTIAAAPGLFAALLARLED; encoded by the coding sequence ATGCCTTCCGCTCTGGATTTGCAATCGCTCGCCATCGAGGTCGCGAGGGAGGCGGGCGCGCTCGCCGCCCGGCGCCGTCGCGAGGGCGTGCAGATCGCGGCGACGAAGTCCGCGCTGGCGGACATCGTGACCGACGCCGATCGCGAGGTCGAGCAGCTGGTGCGCGAGCGTCTCGCGACGGCGCGTCCCGACGATGGGTTTCTCGGGGAGGAGGGCGGCGCGGCCGCATCCGCCTCTGGGATCACGTGGGTCGTCGATCCGATCGACGGCACCGTCAACTACGCCTACGGCATCCCGGCGTACGCCGTGAGCATCGCGGCCGTGTCGGGGGAGCCCGACCCGCAGAACTGGGACGCGCTGGCTGGTGCCGTCTACAACCCCGCCGTCGATGAGCTCTTCACCGCGGCGCGGGGTGAAGGAGCGCGTCTCGTCTCGTCGATCGAGGGCGAGCGGATGCTGCGCGTCGCCGAGCCGTCGGATGCGGGTGCGCTGCTGGCCACGGGATTCGGGTACGATCCGGCGACCCACGCGCCGGCGCTCGAGCGGCTCGCCGGGGTGATGCCGCTCGCGCGCGACCTGCGCAGAATGGGTGCGGCCTCGCTGGATCTGACGGGCGTCGCGGCCGGTCGCATCGACGGCTACTACGAGAAGGGCCTGTGGCCGTGGGACCACGCGGCAGGGGCCCTCATCGTCGCCGAGGCCGGCGGCGTCGTGGCGGGACTCGGTGGCAAGCGCGCGGACCGCGAGATGACGATCGCGGCCGCACCGGGCCTGTTCGCCGCACTGCTCGCCCGCCTCGAGGACTGA
- a CDS encoding M23 family metallopeptidase, with the protein MTPLDPQAETAPTRRSGRNRAAEAASSGTSDAVAPLTRAQLRARQAAAHPAPVWSAQRAMPVAEPELVLEVVPEPMAAADVTLSVPAEPVAAAEVTLSVSESEAPVAEAPLPRRRARSLAQTSVASATPIDVALDAIDDEPVALPVVDTVSVASETEASPAELPVADVAADLDDEARVFAEAVLADEAEAHAIADEFEAAARLFSFTGVTPIQVAAAAIADEPVAAQDAAEAAPAKRRRFSGAAFKRATAASATVGAMGIVGLLAIGMTTPAEAVSGAGNSAAASVSIATGSKAGTSSALSSDEIQAYVAPADAQVTALNRSDYSTASTAELAAESGITHYSNFFTNNANNPIQWPFKVGVSISYGFGMRDGTMHEGLDFTPGEGAEIQAVADGVVRTATESGGGYGVMIIIDHVIDGKLVSTRYGHMQYGSLQVKTGDTVKVGQFIGRVGDTGHSFGAHLHFEVLDNGTTAIDPLPWLRQHAGG; encoded by the coding sequence TTGACCCCCCTAGATCCCCAGGCGGAGACCGCTCCCACGCGACGCTCCGGCCGGAACCGCGCTGCTGAGGCGGCTTCTTCGGGGACCTCGGATGCGGTCGCTCCGCTCACCCGCGCGCAGCTTCGCGCGCGCCAGGCGGCCGCGCACCCCGCGCCGGTCTGGTCGGCGCAGCGCGCGATGCCCGTCGCCGAGCCCGAGCTGGTGCTCGAGGTCGTGCCGGAGCCCATGGCCGCCGCCGATGTCACGCTGTCGGTACCCGCTGAGCCGGTCGCTGCGGCCGAGGTGACGCTGTCGGTATCGGAGTCAGAGGCGCCCGTCGCCGAGGCGCCGCTGCCCCGTCGCCGTGCGCGTTCGCTCGCCCAGACCTCCGTCGCTTCGGCGACTCCCATCGACGTCGCCCTGGACGCCATCGACGATGAGCCGGTCGCTCTGCCCGTCGTCGACACCGTGTCGGTCGCTTCGGAGACGGAGGCGAGCCCGGCCGAGCTGCCCGTCGCGGATGTCGCGGCGGATCTCGACGACGAGGCGCGTGTGTTCGCCGAGGCGGTTCTCGCCGACGAGGCCGAAGCGCACGCGATCGCCGACGAGTTCGAGGCCGCCGCCCGGCTCTTCTCGTTCACGGGTGTGACCCCCATCCAGGTCGCCGCGGCCGCGATCGCCGACGAGCCCGTCGCGGCGCAGGATGCCGCCGAGGCCGCTCCGGCGAAGCGTCGCCGCTTCAGCGGTGCGGCGTTCAAGCGTGCGACGGCCGCATCCGCCACCGTCGGTGCCATGGGAATCGTCGGGCTGCTGGCGATCGGCATGACGACGCCCGCTGAGGCCGTCTCGGGCGCAGGCAACTCCGCCGCCGCATCCGTCTCGATCGCGACCGGCTCGAAAGCCGGCACCTCGAGCGCGCTGTCGAGCGACGAGATTCAGGCGTACGTGGCTCCGGCCGATGCGCAGGTCACCGCCCTGAACCGCAGCGACTACTCCACGGCGTCGACCGCGGAGCTCGCCGCCGAGTCGGGCATCACGCACTACTCGAACTTCTTCACCAACAACGCGAACAACCCGATCCAGTGGCCGTTCAAGGTGGGCGTCTCGATCAGCTACGGCTTCGGGATGCGCGACGGCACCATGCACGAGGGCTTGGACTTCACGCCGGGCGAGGGTGCCGAGATCCAGGCTGTGGCCGACGGCGTCGTGCGCACCGCGACGGAGAGCGGCGGAGGCTACGGCGTGATGATCATCATCGATCACGTGATCGACGGCAAGCTCGTCTCGACCCGCTACGGCCACATGCAGTATGGCTCGCTGCAGGTGAAGACGGGCGACACCGTGAAGGTGGGCCAGTTCATCGGCCGGGTAGGCGACACCGGCCACTCGTTCGGCGCGCACCTGCACTTCGAGGTGCTCGACAACGGCACGACGGCGATCGACCCGCTGCCGTGGCTGCGTCAGCACGCCGGCGGCTGA
- a CDS encoding amidase, whose amino-acid sequence MAVTRPTRDDVKAFAQRFRYDYDDTEFDELHALAVAGLAGYDVVDELYVKHVEVEPPVRESQRPVDEENLLAAWYVRTEIAPLSTGVLDGRTVAIKDNIAVAGVPMMNGSRTLEGYVPREDATVVTRTLAAGATILGKSVCEDLCFSGSSFTSASGPVRNPWNLGRTTGGSSSGNAALLASGEVDLAIGGDQGGSVRLPASFTGVVGHKPTFGLVPYTGAFPIERTIDHLGPMARTVEDAALLLSVLAGPDGLDSRQTEATRGPGDLSTVADGVSGMRIGLVAEGFGIPGLSDPEVDEVVIAAAEALSSDGATVTRINIPEHLDAGALWGVIATDGATYQMLDGNGYGLGVEGYYDPHQMEYFARGKLDRGHALSESVKVTALTGAWGLQGLGGSSYAKARRLVPYVRAAYDAALAQVDVLVMPTTPFTALPLLEAGDDRAEYLRKALSMIGNTAPFDVTGHPATSVPAGLVSGLPVGLMVVAPRFDDALALRVAAAVQARIGTLKPPRPARHV is encoded by the coding sequence ATGGCCGTGACCCGCCCAACAAGGGATGACGTGAAGGCGTTCGCCCAGCGCTTCCGCTACGACTACGACGACACGGAGTTCGACGAGCTGCACGCCCTCGCTGTCGCTGGCCTGGCCGGCTACGACGTCGTCGATGAGCTCTATGTGAAGCACGTCGAGGTCGAGCCGCCCGTGCGGGAGTCGCAACGGCCCGTTGACGAGGAGAACTTGCTCGCTGCGTGGTACGTCCGGACCGAGATCGCTCCGCTCTCCACAGGAGTGCTCGACGGCCGCACGGTCGCCATCAAAGACAACATCGCCGTCGCCGGCGTCCCGATGATGAATGGCTCGCGCACCCTCGAGGGCTACGTCCCCCGGGAGGACGCCACGGTCGTCACGCGCACACTGGCGGCGGGCGCGACCATCCTCGGCAAGTCTGTGTGCGAAGACCTGTGCTTCTCGGGGTCGAGTTTCACCTCCGCGAGCGGGCCGGTGCGAAACCCCTGGAACCTCGGACGGACGACCGGTGGCTCCTCCAGCGGCAATGCCGCGTTGCTCGCATCCGGCGAGGTCGATCTCGCCATCGGCGGCGACCAGGGCGGTTCGGTGCGCCTCCCGGCATCCTTCACAGGTGTGGTCGGACACAAGCCGACCTTCGGCCTCGTCCCCTATACCGGCGCCTTCCCGATCGAGAGGACGATCGATCACCTCGGCCCGATGGCGCGCACTGTCGAGGATGCCGCGCTCCTGCTGTCGGTGCTCGCCGGCCCGGATGGGCTGGACTCGCGTCAGACGGAGGCCACCCGGGGCCCCGGCGACCTCTCGACAGTTGCCGACGGAGTCTCCGGGATGCGCATCGGTCTGGTCGCCGAGGGATTCGGCATCCCTGGGCTCTCCGACCCGGAGGTCGACGAGGTCGTGATCGCGGCGGCCGAGGCGCTCTCCTCCGACGGTGCCACGGTCACCCGTATCAACATCCCCGAACACCTGGACGCCGGGGCGCTGTGGGGCGTGATCGCGACCGATGGCGCGACATACCAGATGCTCGACGGCAACGGCTACGGACTGGGGGTCGAGGGCTATTACGACCCCCATCAGATGGAGTACTTCGCCCGGGGCAAGCTCGATCGGGGCCATGCGCTCTCCGAGTCGGTCAAGGTGACGGCACTCACGGGTGCGTGGGGACTGCAGGGGCTCGGCGGCTCCTCCTACGCCAAAGCGCGCCGTCTCGTCCCCTACGTTCGCGCAGCGTACGACGCGGCGCTGGCGCAGGTCGACGTCCTGGTCATGCCGACCACGCCCTTCACTGCGCTTCCTTTGTTGGAAGCGGGCGACGATCGTGCCGAGTACCTCCGCAAGGCGCTCAGCATGATCGGCAACACTGCCCCCTTCGACGTCACCGGGCACCCCGCCACGTCGGTACCGGCGGGCCTGGTGTCCGGTCTTCCCGTCGGCCTGATGGTGGTCGCGCCGCGATTCGACGACGCGCTCGCCCTGCGCGTAGCAGCGGCCGTTCAAGCGCGGATCGGTACGCTCAAGCCGCCCAGGCCGGCCCGTCACGTCTGA
- a CDS encoding CbtB-domain containing protein has protein sequence MSTHSEVMAVPTVYAASTAVRVAWIAGAVLVAAAAYYFVGIDQGVVSVFGSDTHIHEMMHDGRHLLGFPCH, from the coding sequence ATGAGCACTCACTCCGAGGTCATGGCGGTCCCGACGGTCTACGCCGCGAGCACCGCCGTGCGCGTCGCCTGGATCGCCGGCGCGGTCCTGGTCGCCGCCGCGGCCTACTACTTCGTCGGAATCGACCAGGGTGTCGTGTCGGTCTTCGGATCCGACACGCACATCCACGAGATGATGCACGACGGCCGGCACCTGCTCGGCTTCCCGTGCCACTGA
- a CDS encoding CbtA family protein: MSAESRIVLAGAGAGLVAGLLGAVVSLITVEPSISAAIDYESMRSAAEAAVGTGTVTGGHHHGAVDPSAGGGEEEVVPRAVQATLGVFLSVGLFGLAMGLLIAAVAYGLRKLLPQLSARRAALVAGTLAFVAGFLVPYAKYPSDPPAIGSHGDLVARTAAYYSMVAISVFAMTIAVVVAARLSARWGWFAAIVAVGGGYLVVMLAVAAFLPSVAQIVGAASEIPGPVMDGDDIVLDGYPAAVIGGFRLGSLLVATTIFGVATVLLAAVIGFRARGRGDAVPQVGSNDLVLSP, encoded by the coding sequence ATGAGCGCGGAATCGCGGATCGTTCTCGCCGGCGCGGGTGCCGGTCTCGTCGCAGGCCTCCTCGGCGCGGTGGTGTCGCTGATCACCGTGGAGCCGTCGATCTCGGCCGCGATCGACTACGAGTCGATGCGGTCGGCGGCGGAGGCTGCGGTCGGCACCGGCACGGTGACCGGTGGTCACCATCATGGCGCGGTCGACCCGTCCGCGGGCGGGGGCGAGGAAGAGGTCGTGCCCCGTGCGGTGCAGGCGACGCTCGGTGTCTTCCTGTCTGTAGGGCTGTTCGGTCTCGCGATGGGTCTTCTCATCGCCGCGGTCGCATACGGGCTGCGCAAGCTCCTCCCGCAGCTGTCTGCCCGCCGGGCGGCGCTGGTCGCGGGCACGCTCGCCTTCGTCGCCGGGTTTCTGGTGCCATACGCGAAGTATCCGAGCGACCCTCCAGCCATCGGCTCGCACGGAGACCTCGTCGCTCGCACCGCCGCGTACTACTCGATGGTCGCGATCTCGGTGTTCGCGATGACGATCGCGGTCGTCGTCGCCGCCCGGCTGTCCGCCCGATGGGGATGGTTCGCTGCCATCGTGGCCGTCGGCGGGGGATACCTCGTCGTCATGCTCGCCGTCGCGGCGTTCCTGCCCTCCGTGGCACAGATCGTCGGAGCTGCGTCCGAGATCCCGGGGCCGGTCATGGACGGAGACGACATCGTCCTCGACGGTTATCCGGCCGCGGTGATCGGTGGGTTCCGGCTGGGATCCCTGCTCGTGGCGACGACGATCTTCGGCGTGGCGACTGTGCTGCTGGCTGCCGTGATCGGATTCCGGGCGCGGGGACGGGGTGACGCCGTTCCGCAGGTGGGATCGAACGATCTCGTTCTGTCGCCATGA
- a CDS encoding histidine phosphatase family protein, translated as MTDRDRIAARAEIVFVVQATTVSQLRAAFPSADDELASAGLQQCRRSSMRSGRHDVLSAPEPTCVQTVAALGWPPPRVVSDLRGAEPGEWQGRELASLSPDQFQHWRAGVAPPGGESVADLLLRVRNFVHGVGGGRYVAVVPQAVARVTVLVALGLPASKIWEMDADPLSTVAVARRAGGETRLRLVNL; from the coding sequence ATGACGGACCGAGACCGGATCGCCGCCCGAGCTGAGATCGTGTTCGTCGTACAAGCGACGACCGTGTCTCAGCTGCGGGCAGCCTTCCCCTCTGCCGACGACGAGCTCGCGTCAGCCGGCCTCCAGCAGTGTCGGAGGTCGTCTATGCGCTCCGGTCGACACGACGTGCTCTCCGCCCCCGAGCCGACATGTGTACAGACGGTCGCGGCGCTCGGATGGCCCCCGCCACGGGTCGTGTCCGATCTGCGAGGTGCCGAGCCCGGGGAGTGGCAGGGAAGAGAGCTCGCGTCGCTCTCACCGGACCAGTTCCAGCACTGGCGGGCAGGGGTAGCGCCTCCCGGTGGCGAGTCCGTGGCCGACCTGCTCCTGCGCGTTCGGAACTTCGTCCACGGAGTCGGGGGCGGACGGTACGTCGCCGTGGTGCCACAGGCTGTCGCGCGGGTGACTGTCCTGGTGGCTCTCGGGCTCCCCGCCTCGAAGATCTGGGAGATGGACGCCGATCCCCTTTCCACCGTGGCCGTCGCCCGTCGAGCCGGCGGCGAGACTCGGTTGCGGCTGGTGAACCTGTGA
- a CDS encoding helix-turn-helix transcriptional regulator gives MDADSVFDSLSSSVRRDILTFLSTHGDASAGEIADAISDVGRTAVSTHLRILRSSGLVSERRAGRQRFYSLDREGSAMIAVGYFQSLMRNALEDAESGKAAVTPVSASPASRARRAG, from the coding sequence ATGGATGCCGACAGTGTGTTCGACTCCCTCTCCAGCTCGGTCCGCCGCGACATCCTGACTTTTCTCTCGACGCACGGTGATGCCAGTGCCGGAGAGATCGCGGATGCCATCTCGGACGTCGGGCGTACGGCGGTATCCACCCACCTGCGTATTCTTCGTTCGTCGGGTCTGGTCAGTGAGCGACGCGCCGGACGTCAGCGGTTCTACTCTCTCGATCGCGAGGGTTCGGCCATGATCGCCGTCGGCTACTTCCAGTCGCTGATGCGCAACGCTCTCGAGGATGCCGAGAGCGGAAAGGCTGCGGTGACTCCCGTGTCCGCCTCGCCCGCATCTCGGGCTCGACGCGCCGGCTGA
- a CDS encoding ABC transporter substrate-binding protein produces MSGIVLTATRDVALTPEAVFETLGSWLFGASFERLEVGRPLTLTVPFGGAASGFTIFGRIRRIVWGQSIVIEHSQPWRGTVRLRLTPLPIGARVTLSCDVDDAGVGWMVRRTGIPSSAPESARGRRWGLLTTKSGSGAVFALGTENAALLAIDELNAAGAGMENDLVVGDDGTDPAMAAVEAERLIAAGCRVIVAAVISASFTAVQQVAQRHGVLAVHSVLNEGGRPARSVLRLGERPADQLRAALTPLMRETGGSRCYIVGHTYSWSRSAARVARGMLADLGAGVAGEARLPLGHHDYAPVVERIRRSGADLVLSTLVGDDEVRFERSSHELGLRSTATTLSLVLDESTREHIGAEQSAGVWAAMGYFEASPSSVNQAFVARYRARFGAWAPPLSSLSESVYSTILLLERALADDPDATADAWARAVRQVRLETPRGLLTFGDGETYASTIRVAIAGQTGFHLL; encoded by the coding sequence GTGTCGGGCATCGTCCTCACAGCGACGCGCGACGTGGCGTTGACGCCGGAGGCGGTTTTCGAGACGCTCGGCAGCTGGTTGTTCGGCGCGTCGTTCGAGCGGCTCGAGGTCGGCCGGCCCTTGACGCTGACGGTGCCGTTCGGGGGTGCCGCTTCAGGTTTCACCATTTTCGGGCGGATCAGGCGCATCGTCTGGGGGCAGTCGATCGTCATCGAGCACTCGCAACCGTGGCGCGGCACGGTGCGCCTTCGTCTCACACCGCTCCCGATCGGCGCCCGCGTCACCCTCTCGTGCGATGTGGATGACGCGGGCGTGGGGTGGATGGTCCGGCGAACAGGAATCCCGTCATCCGCCCCCGAGAGCGCGCGGGGGAGGCGCTGGGGCCTTCTCACGACGAAGTCCGGGTCCGGCGCGGTCTTCGCCCTGGGGACGGAGAATGCCGCGCTGCTGGCGATCGACGAGCTCAACGCCGCGGGCGCGGGGATGGAGAACGACCTCGTCGTGGGTGACGACGGGACCGACCCGGCCATGGCGGCGGTCGAGGCCGAGCGACTCATCGCCGCCGGATGCCGGGTCATCGTGGCCGCTGTCATCTCCGCGAGCTTCACGGCCGTGCAGCAGGTCGCCCAGCGCCACGGCGTACTGGCGGTGCATTCCGTGCTCAATGAAGGGGGGCGCCCGGCGCGCTCGGTGCTGCGACTCGGTGAGCGCCCGGCGGATCAGCTGCGCGCTGCCCTCACGCCGCTCATGCGAGAGACCGGCGGGTCGCGCTGCTACATCGTGGGGCATACGTACTCGTGGTCACGCTCGGCGGCCCGTGTCGCGAGAGGAATGCTGGCGGATCTGGGGGCCGGCGTGGCCGGTGAGGCCCGCCTCCCGCTGGGCCACCACGATTACGCTCCCGTCGTCGAGCGGATTCGGCGATCGGGCGCCGATCTGGTGCTCTCCACTCTCGTCGGCGACGACGAGGTGCGTTTCGAGCGGTCCAGCCACGAGCTCGGACTCCGATCGACGGCGACCACTTTGTCGCTCGTTCTCGACGAATCGACCCGGGAGCACATCGGCGCCGAACAGAGCGCCGGCGTATGGGCGGCGATGGGGTACTTCGAGGCGTCTCCCTCATCCGTGAACCAGGCGTTCGTCGCCCGGTATCGTGCCCGTTTCGGGGCATGGGCGCCGCCCTTGTCGAGCCTTTCGGAGTCTGTCTACAGCACCATCCTCCTTCTCGAGCGCGCCCTTGCCGACGATCCGGACGCGACCGCCGACGCGTGGGCACGGGCGGTACGCCAGGTGCGGTTGGAGACGCCGCGCGGTCTCCTCACCTTCGGCGACGGAGAGACCTATGCGTCGACGATCCGCGTGGCCATCGCAGGGCAGACCGGCTTCCACCTGCTCTGA
- the nthB gene encoding nitrile hydratase subunit beta, with translation MNGVFDLAGTDGIGPVVVPESEPVFRSEWEKAVFPMFAMCFRAGFFGVDEFRHGIELIDPVVYLTSPYYEHWVHTVEHYGEKRGVLDLDELDRRTAYYLAHPDAPLPEHADDPDLLAFVDAVVKAGATAKRESDVPPAFRVGDIVRVERDAPHGHTRRARYVRGAVGEIVMAHGVFIYPDTAGNGLGEAPEHVYTVRFIAEELWGSGADQPRDSVYFDVWEPYIELVERKEENAA, from the coding sequence ATGAACGGAGTGTTCGACCTCGCCGGCACCGATGGAATCGGCCCCGTCGTCGTGCCGGAGAGCGAACCTGTCTTCCGCAGCGAGTGGGAGAAGGCCGTCTTCCCCATGTTCGCGATGTGCTTCCGCGCGGGCTTCTTCGGCGTCGACGAGTTCCGTCACGGGATCGAGCTCATCGATCCTGTGGTCTACCTCACGTCGCCCTACTACGAGCACTGGGTCCACACCGTCGAGCATTACGGCGAGAAGCGTGGGGTGCTGGATCTCGATGAACTCGACCGTCGCACCGCGTACTACCTCGCCCATCCCGACGCGCCCCTGCCCGAACACGCTGACGACCCCGATCTGCTCGCGTTCGTCGATGCCGTCGTGAAAGCCGGAGCCACCGCGAAGCGGGAGTCCGACGTGCCCCCCGCGTTTCGGGTCGGTGACATCGTCCGTGTGGAGCGCGACGCGCCGCACGGGCACACGCGCCGAGCGCGATACGTCCGTGGCGCGGTCGGAGAGATCGTGATGGCGCATGGCGTCTTCATCTACCCCGACACTGCCGGCAACGGTCTGGGCGAGGCGCCGGAGCACGTCTACACGGTGAGATTCATCGCCGAAGAACTCTGGGGGTCCGGGGCCGATCAACCGCGGGACTCCGTCTACTTCGATGTCTGGGAGCCCTACATCGAACTCGTCGAGCGCAAGGAAGAGAACGCAGCATGA
- the nthA gene encoding nitrile hydratase subunit alpha: MSAHIRSQEEIAARVKALESMLIDKGIMTTQAIDRMVEIYENEVGPQLGARVVAKAWADPEFKARLLHDASEACAELGISGLQGEDMVVVEDTPEVHNVIVCTLCSCYPWPVLGLPPNWYKDPQYRAAITREPRKVLSEAFSYDLPTDVEVRVWDSSSEMRYWVLPQRPAGTEGWTEEQLYELVTRDSMIGVGATKAPEELS, translated from the coding sequence ATGAGTGCACACATCCGCAGCCAGGAAGAGATCGCCGCACGCGTGAAGGCCCTGGAGTCGATGCTGATCGACAAGGGCATCATGACGACACAGGCGATCGACCGCATGGTCGAGATCTATGAGAACGAGGTCGGACCGCAGCTGGGCGCTCGTGTCGTCGCCAAGGCGTGGGCGGACCCCGAGTTCAAGGCCCGCTTGCTCCACGATGCGTCGGAGGCGTGCGCGGAGCTGGGCATCAGCGGTCTGCAGGGCGAGGACATGGTCGTCGTCGAGGACACCCCGGAGGTCCACAACGTCATCGTCTGCACGCTGTGCTCCTGCTACCCCTGGCCCGTCCTCGGATTGCCGCCGAACTGGTACAAGGACCCCCAGTACCGCGCGGCGATCACTCGCGAGCCTCGGAAGGTGCTCAGTGAAGCGTTCTCCTACGACCTGCCGACGGACGTCGAGGTGCGCGTCTGGGATTCCAGCAGCGAGATGCGCTACTGGGTGCTCCCGCAGCGGCCCGCCGGTACGGAGGGGTGGACCGAGGAACAGCTCTACGAGCTGGTGACCCGTGACTCCATGATCGGTGTGGGAGCGACCAAGGCCCCCGAGGAGCTGTCGTGA
- a CDS encoding nitrile hydratase accessory protein, translating into MTSVLPSPYVDDGDLERDRRRVAELVCDLPGGSPDQLSFESPWEIRAFALAVTAYHAKKFDWAQFQSALIASISEWEARGGDRESDPWSYYEHWLVALEDVMVEAGDVDPSALDARTTEVLATPANRNHHEAHPEPIAIDPAR; encoded by the coding sequence GTGACATCCGTTCTGCCATCGCCGTACGTCGATGACGGCGACCTGGAGCGGGATCGCCGTCGGGTTGCGGAGCTCGTGTGCGATCTGCCCGGGGGTTCACCGGATCAGTTGTCCTTCGAGAGCCCGTGGGAGATCCGCGCCTTCGCCCTCGCCGTGACGGCTTACCACGCGAAGAAGTTCGACTGGGCGCAGTTCCAGAGCGCGCTGATCGCCTCCATCTCCGAATGGGAGGCGCGCGGCGGCGACCGGGAAAGCGACCCCTGGTCGTACTACGAGCACTGGCTCGTGGCGCTCGAAGACGTGATGGTGGAGGCGGGCGATGTCGATCCGTCCGCCCTCGATGCGCGCACCACAGAAGTGCTGGCCACCCCTGCCAACCGCAACCATCACGAGGCGCACCCGGAACCGATCGCCATCGATCCGGCTCGATGA
- a CDS encoding dihydrofolate reductase family protein, protein MEVGIDSPYPHLYQIVASRRAREVAPAISLTADPLATVRSLKEEDGSGIWLCGGGELAGTLLPDIDRLILKRNPVALGRAIPLIGNAPYAPRPFDLIRTRAFGSGVVVEEYASPAITSADRTSL, encoded by the coding sequence CTGGAGGTCGGCATCGACAGCCCCTACCCGCACCTGTACCAGATCGTCGCCAGCCGCCGAGCGCGCGAAGTCGCGCCGGCGATCTCGCTCACCGCCGATCCTCTCGCCACCGTTCGCAGCCTGAAAGAGGAAGACGGCTCGGGCATCTGGCTGTGCGGCGGCGGTGAGCTCGCGGGCACCCTGCTGCCGGATATCGACCGTCTCATCCTGAAACGCAACCCCGTCGCGCTCGGGCGCGCGATCCCTCTCATCGGCAACGCACCCTACGCACCGCGCCCGTTCGATCTCATCCGCACTCGCGCCTTCGGCTCGGGCGTCGTCGTCGAGGAGTACGCGTCACCCGCGATAACCTCCGCCGATAGAACATCCCTCTGA
- a CDS encoding TetR/AcrR family transcriptional regulator, whose translation MVRDDERRSALADAGIRVLAEEGARGLTHRAVDAIAGTPRGTASNYFPTRGDLVSALTNRIEERLTPDPDVIASRDSRSPDGALFAEYLQDVVRRLSADPHVSLALFELRLEAARKPAVAAALGAWRQRALLDDVAFNEAAGLPGGRTEIALLHFAIDGLLLDHLTVPLDTGLTVEAAVDELVDRILP comes from the coding sequence ATGGTCCGAGATGACGAACGCCGATCTGCGCTCGCCGATGCGGGGATCCGCGTGCTCGCGGAGGAAGGGGCGAGGGGTCTCACCCACCGTGCGGTGGATGCCATCGCCGGCACTCCGCGGGGCACCGCGTCCAACTACTTCCCCACGCGCGGAGATCTCGTCTCCGCATTGACGAATCGCATCGAAGAGCGGCTGACCCCCGACCCGGACGTCATCGCGTCACGCGATTCCCGCTCGCCGGACGGGGCGCTGTTCGCGGAGTACCTGCAGGACGTGGTGCGGCGCCTGAGCGCCGACCCGCACGTCTCGCTTGCGCTCTTCGAGCTCCGACTCGAAGCGGCGCGCAAGCCCGCTGTCGCCGCGGCGCTGGGAGCCTGGCGACAGCGCGCTCTCCTCGACGATGTGGCGTTCAACGAGGCCGCCGGCCTTCCCGGCGGGAGGACCGAGATCGCATTGCTCCACTTCGCGATCGACGGGCTCCTGCTCGACCATCTCACAGTGCCGCTCGACACCGGTCTCACGGTCGAGGCGGCCGTGGATGAGCTCGTCGATCGGATCCTTCCGTAG